From Pseudonocardia autotrophica, one genomic window encodes:
- a CDS encoding DUF2867 domain-containing protein: MDAADAYAIPARPGLPDDPQVWADALFRDPPAWVVGLLGLREALVGLVGIARGGAGSFDTVGRTGDEVLLGTDERHLDFRASVWCQGDRVVVSTVVTLHGLRGRAYFALVRLLHPVVVRAMLGRAAYRLALRERLPAGM, translated from the coding sequence ATCGACGCCGCCGACGCCTACGCGATCCCGGCCCGTCCGGGGCTGCCCGACGACCCCCAGGTCTGGGCGGACGCGCTGTTCCGCGATCCGCCGGCCTGGGTGGTCGGCCTGCTGGGCCTGCGTGAGGCGCTGGTCGGGCTGGTCGGCATCGCCCGCGGTGGCGCGGGGTCGTTCGACACCGTCGGGCGCACCGGCGACGAGGTACTGCTCGGCACCGACGAGCGACACCTGGACTTCCGGGCGTCGGTGTGGTGCCAGGGGGACCGGGTGGTCGTCTCGACCGTCGTCACCCTGCACGGGCTGCGCGGACGGGCCTACTTCGCGCTGGTCCGGTTGCTGCATCCGGTTGTGGTACGGGCGATGCTGGGCCGGGCTGCCTACCGGCTCGCGCTGCGCGAGCGCCTCCCGGCGGGGATGTGA
- a CDS encoding enoyl-CoA hydratase, translated as MITVNTADGVGLIELHRPERRNALDIATCRQLVEATEQVRADGARAVVVAGEGPAFCSGADFGEVYGDEFLEALYAALHAVADLPVPVVAAVTGPAIGAGLQLALACDLRVAAPEAVFALPTARLGLAVDPWTIERLVQIAGGGTARSLLLACATVDAATAHARGLADTLGDRDAALALAADIATMAPLTLAYNKRTANAFGRGGQTADDVVAGLQAEFAACWTASDIAEGRAARVEKRTPVFQGR; from the coding sequence GTGATCACCGTGAACACCGCCGACGGCGTCGGGCTGATCGAGCTGCACCGGCCCGAACGCCGCAACGCCCTGGACATCGCCACCTGCCGGCAACTGGTCGAGGCGACCGAGCAGGTGCGCGCGGACGGCGCCCGCGCGGTCGTCGTCGCCGGCGAGGGGCCGGCCTTCTGCTCGGGTGCCGACTTCGGCGAGGTCTACGGCGACGAGTTCCTGGAGGCGCTCTACGCGGCCCTGCACGCGGTCGCCGATCTGCCGGTGCCGGTGGTCGCCGCCGTCACCGGCCCGGCGATCGGCGCCGGCCTGCAGCTCGCGCTGGCCTGTGACCTGCGGGTCGCCGCTCCCGAGGCGGTGTTCGCGCTCCCGACGGCGCGGCTCGGGCTGGCCGTCGACCCGTGGACGATCGAGCGGCTGGTGCAGATCGCCGGTGGCGGTACCGCGCGGAGCCTGCTGCTGGCCTGCGCGACCGTCGACGCGGCGACCGCGCACGCACGCGGGCTCGCCGACACCCTCGGGGACCGGGACGCGGCGCTGGCGCTGGCCGCCGACATCGCGACAATGGCCCCGCTGACGCTGGCCTACAACAAGCGGACCGCGAACGCCTTCGGTCGCGGCGGGCAGACGGCCGACGACGTCGTCGCCGGCCTGCAGGCCGAGTTCGCCGCCTGCTGGACGGCGTCCGACATCGCCGAGGGCCGGGCGGCCCGGGTGGAGAAGCGGACCCCGGTGTTCCAGGGCCGCTGA
- a CDS encoding acyl-CoA dehydrogenase family protein, which produces MARNAELAELAESIFAASYDKGATGLDTAAWKACAESGLTTLTDPEVGGTLEDSAVLLEAAGAWAARVPLAETDLLGGWLARAADLAAPDGPSVAVTGSAAAGAGDTVSVELARVPWGRALVAVVLLDGDRVLVLDTADAAVTEGANIAEEPRDTLTFTGVTPVASGAAPAGAAEELALRAALARSLLLAGAARGALARSIGYAGERQQFGRPIARFQAVQQMLAEAGSEVAAAAASSAAAARTARTAGFADPATVFAVAAAKSRCGEAATAVARIAHQVHGAIGFTREHDLRLVSTRLWAWRDEDGNEAYWNDRVGELALRAGADGLWPLVTGRP; this is translated from the coding sequence GAACTCGCCGAGTCGATCTTCGCGGCGTCCTACGACAAGGGCGCGACGGGTCTCGACACCGCCGCCTGGAAGGCCTGCGCGGAGTCCGGGCTGACCACGCTCACCGATCCCGAGGTGGGCGGCACCCTGGAGGACTCGGCCGTGCTGCTGGAGGCGGCGGGCGCCTGGGCGGCCCGGGTCCCGCTCGCCGAGACCGACCTGCTCGGCGGCTGGCTGGCCCGGGCGGCCGATCTGGCGGCGCCGGACGGGCCGTCGGTCGCGGTGACCGGATCGGCCGCCGCGGGTGCCGGCGACACCGTGTCGGTGGAGCTGGCGCGGGTGCCGTGGGGCCGGGCACTGGTCGCCGTCGTGCTGCTCGACGGTGACCGGGTGCTGGTGCTGGACACCGCGGACGCCGCGGTGACCGAGGGCGCCAACATCGCCGAGGAGCCCCGGGACACCCTGACCTTCACCGGCGTCACGCCGGTCGCGAGCGGGGCCGCCCCGGCGGGTGCCGCCGAGGAGCTGGCGCTGCGCGCCGCGCTCGCCCGGTCGCTGCTGCTGGCCGGGGCCGCCCGCGGGGCACTCGCCCGGTCGATCGGCTACGCGGGGGAGCGGCAGCAGTTCGGCCGTCCGATCGCGCGCTTCCAGGCCGTCCAGCAGATGCTCGCCGAGGCCGGCTCGGAGGTCGCCGCGGCCGCCGCGTCGTCCGCCGCGGCCGCCCGTACCGCGCGGACCGCGGGCTTCGCCGATCCGGCGACGGTGTTCGCGGTCGCCGCCGCGAAGTCCCGGTGCGGGGAGGCAGCCACCGCCGTCGCGCGGATCGCGCACCAGGTGCACGGCGCGATCGGCTTCACCCGTGAGCACGACCTGCGACTGGTCAGCACCCGGCTGTGGGCCTGGCGGGACGAGGACGGCAACGAGGCGTACTGGAACGACCGGGTCGGCGAGCTGGCCCTGCGGGCCGGCGCCGACGGGCTCTGGCCACTGGTGACCGGGCGGCCGTGA
- the speD gene encoding adenosylmethionine decarboxylase, translating to MSLSTSLTPPVPSTAAGELHPSAVLDGSGDPALPSTSSPVGRHVLAELGGIAPAVLDDVDRLRSDLAAALTESGAQVRQIVTERFEPQGATVVAVLAESHASIHTWPEHGGMHVDVFTCGESADPVAAVRRLAERVGATDTALQVVDRGGAPRTITEPIAAGLTRRWELGRVHHVAHTGFQKVVVADTAHGVTLFCDDERQSTEHTQLTYHEALFWPGALLARKLERVLIVGSSEGVASELAVAAGATRVDHVDIDTEAVRICAEHLPYGYTPESLAAAERGAGPVHLTYGDGRRFVLDSTEQWDLILVDLPDERPDEPEAQINRLYEESFVQACADRLTAGGVLVFQAGSPAVWRDATLRSAWQRFHTVFGATGGRGVYIGCEEHEWAFLAGVREHMADPGEVAATRLAQMPARPELWDEVSLRHRLVAPLSLRRTTG from the coding sequence GTGTCACTCTCCACCTCGCTGACCCCGCCCGTGCCGTCCACTGCGGCCGGGGAGCTCCATCCGAGCGCCGTTCTCGACGGCTCCGGCGATCCCGCGCTCCCGAGCACGTCGTCCCCGGTGGGCAGACACGTGCTGGCCGAGCTGGGCGGGATCGCTCCGGCCGTGCTGGACGACGTCGACCGGCTCCGCAGCGACCTGGCGGCCGCGCTGACCGAGTCCGGTGCGCAGGTCCGCCAGATCGTCACCGAGCGGTTCGAGCCACAGGGCGCAACCGTGGTCGCGGTGCTGGCCGAGTCGCACGCCTCGATCCACACCTGGCCGGAGCACGGCGGGATGCACGTCGACGTGTTCACCTGCGGGGAGAGCGCCGATCCGGTGGCCGCCGTGCGGCGGCTGGCCGAGCGGGTCGGTGCGACGGACACGGCACTGCAGGTCGTCGACCGGGGCGGGGCGCCGCGCACGATCACCGAGCCGATCGCCGCAGGGCTCACCCGGCGCTGGGAGCTCGGCCGGGTGCACCACGTCGCGCACACCGGGTTCCAGAAGGTGGTCGTCGCCGACACCGCGCACGGTGTCACCCTGTTCTGCGACGACGAGCGGCAGTCCACCGAGCACACCCAGCTCACCTACCACGAGGCGCTGTTCTGGCCGGGTGCGCTGCTCGCCCGGAAGCTGGAGCGGGTGCTGATCGTCGGCTCGTCCGAGGGCGTCGCCTCGGAGCTCGCGGTCGCCGCCGGCGCGACCCGGGTCGATCACGTCGACATCGACACCGAGGCCGTCCGGATCTGCGCCGAGCACCTGCCCTACGGCTACACCCCGGAATCGCTGGCCGCCGCCGAGCGCGGTGCCGGCCCGGTGCATCTCACCTACGGCGACGGCCGCCGGTTCGTGCTGGACTCCACCGAGCAGTGGGACCTGATCCTGGTCGACCTGCCCGACGAGCGGCCCGACGAGCCCGAGGCGCAGATCAACCGGCTGTACGAGGAGTCGTTCGTGCAGGCCTGCGCGGACCGGCTCACCGCGGGCGGGGTGCTGGTCTTCCAGGCGGGCAGCCCGGCGGTGTGGCGGGACGCGACGCTGCGCTCGGCGTGGCAGCGCTTCCACACGGTGTTCGGGGCGACCGGCGGTCGTGGCGTCTACATCGGCTGCGAGGAGCACGAGTGGGCCTTCCTGGCCGGTGTCCGGGAGCACATGGCCGACCCGGGCGAGGTCGCCGCGACCCGGCTGGCGCAGATGCCGGCTCGGCCCGAGCTGTGGGACGAGGTGTCGTTGCGGCACCGGCTCGTCGCACCGCTCTCGCTGCGCCGGACGACCGGCTGA
- a CDS encoding pyridoxamine 5'-phosphate oxidase family protein, with the protein MTAPKQQRRARKIAMTPEEVTTFLDEQRTCRVATNGTDGPHATPLWYLWDGEALWLTSLSRSQRWTDLAADPRIAAVVDAGHDYGELRGVELRGTVEVVGEVPRTGEPHPGLERVEQAFADRYTGGHVVIDGRHAWLRLRPEKITSWDFRKLGSG; encoded by the coding sequence GTGACCGCACCGAAGCAGCAACGCCGTGCCCGGAAGATCGCGATGACCCCGGAGGAGGTCACCACGTTCCTGGACGAGCAGCGGACCTGCCGGGTCGCGACGAACGGCACGGACGGGCCGCACGCGACCCCGCTCTGGTACCTCTGGGACGGTGAGGCGCTCTGGCTGACCTCGCTGTCCCGCTCCCAGCGCTGGACCGACCTGGCCGCCGATCCGCGGATCGCGGCCGTCGTCGACGCCGGGCACGACTACGGCGAGCTGCGCGGGGTCGAGCTGCGCGGAACGGTCGAGGTGGTCGGCGAGGTGCCGCGCACCGGCGAGCCGCATCCCGGGCTGGAGCGGGTGGAGCAGGCGTTCGCCGACCGCTACACCGGCGGCCACGTCGTGATCGACGGCCGGCACGCCTGGCTCCGGCTCCGCCCGGAGAAGATCACCAGCTGGGACTTCCGCAAGCTCGGCTCGGGCTGA
- a CDS encoding SGNH/GDSL hydrolase family protein, with translation MTLLTTAGMSALAPAQADAPTTFAETTLSARNLDSAPIGRYVALGDSYAAGPLVPVQTGDPAGCLRSTRNYPAVLARSAGFTNFTDVSCSGATTEDMTAPQAVKLGPNPPQLDALDGTESLVTLTIGGNDIGFGSIISECTTRSSTNLLGAACRDFFTAGGEDELAERIDDAAGKVEDVLAGIRERSPAARVALVGYPSILPDTGPGCYPVAPFSAGDTAYLRDTQKRLNEMLAEQAADAGIDYVDTYTPTIGHDICQLPGVKWVEGLVPTSPAAPVHPNSQGMRAMAAATGDVIGVPVAPPVTEPAPAETAAASANG, from the coding sequence ATGACCCTGCTGACCACCGCGGGGATGAGCGCCCTCGCGCCGGCCCAGGCCGACGCGCCGACGACGTTCGCCGAGACGACGCTGTCCGCGCGCAACCTCGACAGCGCGCCGATCGGGCGCTACGTGGCGCTGGGCGACTCCTACGCGGCCGGGCCGCTGGTTCCGGTGCAGACCGGGGACCCGGCGGGCTGCCTGCGCTCCACCCGCAACTACCCGGCCGTGCTGGCCCGCTCGGCGGGCTTCACGAACTTCACCGACGTCTCCTGCAGCGGTGCGACGACCGAGGACATGACCGCCCCGCAGGCGGTCAAGCTCGGCCCCAACCCGCCGCAGCTCGACGCGCTGGACGGCACCGAGTCGCTGGTCACGCTGACCATCGGCGGCAACGACATCGGCTTCGGCTCGATCATCTCGGAGTGCACGACCCGGTCGTCGACGAACCTGCTGGGTGCCGCCTGCCGGGACTTCTTCACCGCGGGCGGCGAGGACGAGCTGGCGGAGCGGATCGACGACGCCGCGGGCAAGGTCGAGGACGTGCTGGCCGGGATCCGGGAGCGGTCGCCCGCCGCGCGGGTCGCGCTCGTCGGCTACCCGTCGATCCTCCCGGACACCGGTCCCGGCTGTTACCCGGTCGCGCCGTTCAGCGCGGGTGACACCGCCTACCTGCGGGACACCCAGAAGCGGCTGAACGAGATGCTCGCCGAGCAGGCCGCCGACGCGGGTATCGACTACGTCGACACCTACACCCCGACCATCGGGCACGACATCTGCCAGCTTCCCGGTGTGAAGTGGGTGGAGGGGCTCGTCCCGACCTCGCCGGCCGCTCCGGTGCACCCGAACTCGCAGGGCATGCGCGCGATGGCCGCGGCGACCGGTGACGTGATCGGCGTCCCGGTGGCGCCGCCGGTGACGGAGCCCGCCCCGGCGGAGACCGCCGCGGCGTCCGCGAACGGCTGA
- a CDS encoding L,D-transpeptidase produces MRRGVRRVGWTGARAAVLAMIVLAGAVITGVAVAEPDPQTEARAQIATGPLVAGTPCTSSARACVQLSTRQTWLIESGRIAFGPVPMRPGDAQDPTPRGTFGVQWKAEKWTSREHLTQMPYSVFFAEGGVAFHQGAMDTPSAGCVKLDEANARHYFDTLQVGDQVQVH; encoded by the coding sequence ATGCGACGAGGCGTCCGGCGTGTCGGGTGGACCGGCGCGCGCGCCGCGGTGCTCGCGATGATCGTCCTGGCCGGCGCGGTGATCACCGGCGTCGCCGTCGCCGAGCCGGACCCGCAGACCGAGGCCCGGGCCCAGATCGCGACCGGGCCGCTGGTCGCCGGGACCCCGTGCACGTCGTCCGCCCGGGCCTGCGTGCAACTCTCCACCCGGCAGACCTGGTTGATCGAGAGCGGCCGGATCGCCTTCGGACCGGTGCCGATGCGCCCCGGTGACGCCCAGGACCCGACCCCGCGCGGCACCTTCGGCGTGCAGTGGAAGGCCGAGAAGTGGACCAGCCGCGAGCACCTCACCCAGATGCCGTACTCGGTGTTCTTCGCCGAGGGCGGGGTGGCGTTCCACCAGGGCGCGATGGACACGCCGTCGGCGGGCTGTGTGAAGCTCGACGAGGCGAACGCCCGGCACTACTTCGACACGTTGCAGGTCGGCGACCAGGTGCAGGTGCACTGA
- a CDS encoding BlaI/MecI/CopY family transcriptional regulator: MTSLGELERAVMNVLWAADRDMTAREVQDQLADRDLATTTVLTVLGRLERKQLVHRIRDGRAHHYRPVASREDHVAELMSDALDDASDRGAALARFLGSMSEEERSRLRDLLD, encoded by the coding sequence GTGACGAGTCTGGGTGAGCTGGAGCGGGCGGTCATGAATGTCCTGTGGGCGGCCGACAGGGACATGACGGCGCGTGAGGTGCAGGATCAGCTCGCGGATCGTGATCTGGCGACCACCACGGTGCTGACCGTGCTGGGGCGGCTGGAGCGCAAACAGCTCGTGCACCGCATCCGGGACGGCCGGGCGCACCACTACCGTCCGGTCGCCAGCCGCGAGGACCACGTGGCGGAGCTGATGAGCGACGCGCTCGACGACGCCTCCGACCGCGGTGCGGCACTCGCGCGCTTCCTCGGTTCGATGTCCGAGGAGGAGCGGTCCCGGCTCAGGGACCTGCTGGACTGA
- a CDS encoding M56 family metallopeptidase, translating into MELTALGLGLLGLILAEPVSRMLARARWPARDPVGALLLWQAVGLGGGISLFGAGLAYGLAPLGDSLPAAASVLTGAIAAGDFPEALDPLHVGALLIALGVLARLLSVLVITTVRTLRARRRHRDLLDVLATPWPFASGTRVLDHPVPVAYCLPGRSSRLVVSAGVLDALDTAGVVAVLAHERAHLRERHDLVVLPFVAWGATAPFVRGMVAAQLAVARLIEMRADDVARRLCDPTELATALKAVGGSAPAAALSSFTDALDARIDRITAPPTSLPVTVHWLVRVAAVALVALPLWALLSP; encoded by the coding sequence ATGGAGCTGACCGCGCTGGGACTCGGGCTGCTCGGCCTGATACTCGCCGAGCCGGTCAGCCGCATGCTCGCACGCGCCCGCTGGCCCGCCCGCGATCCGGTCGGAGCACTGCTGCTGTGGCAGGCGGTCGGGCTCGGCGGCGGCATCTCGCTGTTCGGCGCCGGTCTCGCCTACGGCCTCGCCCCGCTCGGCGACAGCCTCCCGGCCGCGGCGTCGGTGCTGACGGGCGCGATCGCCGCAGGCGACTTCCCGGAGGCACTCGATCCGCTGCACGTCGGTGCCCTGCTGATCGCGCTCGGCGTGCTGGCCCGGCTGCTGTCGGTGCTGGTGATCACGACCGTCCGCACCCTGCGAGCCCGGCGCAGGCACCGCGACCTGCTCGACGTGCTCGCGACACCGTGGCCGTTCGCGTCCGGGACCCGGGTGCTCGATCATCCCGTCCCGGTCGCCTACTGCCTGCCGGGGCGCAGCTCCCGGCTGGTGGTGTCGGCCGGAGTGCTGGACGCGCTGGACACCGCGGGAGTGGTCGCCGTCCTCGCCCACGAGCGGGCCCACCTGCGTGAGCGGCACGACCTGGTGGTGCTCCCGTTCGTCGCCTGGGGTGCCACGGCACCGTTCGTCCGGGGGATGGTGGCCGCCCAGCTCGCCGTGGCCCGGCTGATCGAGATGCGGGCCGACGACGTCGCCCGCCGGCTGTGCGACCCGACGGAGCTGGCCACCGCGCTGAAGGCCGTCGGCGGATCGGCCCCGGCCGCCGCGCTGTCGTCGTTCACCGACGCGCTGGACGCCCGGATCGATCGGATCACCGCGCCACCCACGTCGTTGCCGGTCACCGTGCACTGGCTGGTCCGGGTGGCCGCGGTCGCGCTCGTCGCGCTCCCGCTCTGGGCGCTGCTGTCCCCCTGA
- a CDS encoding type III PLP-dependent enzyme has protein sequence MLSPGLQKVLAQRHPTPYLALDPDVVRERHRLLRTAFGGATILYAVKACPEPAVLRALVADGAGFDVASQQEIALCLAAGADPATLQHGNPVRGPGAAARAAADGIRRFVTDSAEDVDALAAEVPGARVQVRLIVDDSGSATPFHGKFGALPGEAVGLLHRIRERGLVAAGVTFHAGSQQVRPQTYADAVGTALAVAGRAGLRRPELDLGGGWPVAYRSAVPGPEVFAAAVREAVDAAVTAGRVDDVTLFLEPGRALAAPAGVLRATVLRVSRRPGVDHRRWVYLDVGRYQGLAETEGEAVGYPIRVPDRSGPPGPAVLAGPTCDGDDVIYRRTPVALPLDLAAGDVLDLLGTGAYTSSYASVGFNGFGPLRVVVADRP, from the coding sequence GTGCTCTCACCCGGACTGCAGAAGGTGCTCGCGCAGCGCCACCCGACGCCGTACCTCGCACTGGACCCCGATGTCGTGCGGGAACGCCATCGCCTGCTGCGCACGGCTTTCGGCGGGGCCACGATCCTGTACGCGGTGAAGGCCTGCCCGGAGCCCGCCGTGCTGCGGGCGCTGGTCGCCGATGGCGCGGGCTTCGACGTCGCCTCCCAGCAGGAGATCGCGCTCTGCCTGGCCGCCGGCGCCGATCCGGCCACCCTGCAGCACGGCAACCCGGTGCGCGGCCCCGGCGCGGCGGCCCGCGCCGCCGCGGACGGGATCCGGCGGTTCGTCACCGACAGCGCCGAGGACGTCGATGCGCTCGCCGCCGAGGTGCCCGGTGCCCGCGTGCAGGTCCGGCTGATCGTCGACGACAGCGGCTCGGCGACCCCGTTCCACGGCAAGTTCGGTGCGCTGCCCGGCGAGGCCGTCGGGCTGCTGCACCGGATCCGGGAGCGGGGCCTGGTCGCCGCGGGCGTCACCTTCCACGCCGGCTCCCAGCAGGTCCGGCCGCAGACCTACGCGGACGCGGTCGGGACGGCGCTGGCGGTCGCCGGGCGGGCCGGGCTGCGCCGGCCGGAGCTGGACCTGGGCGGGGGCTGGCCGGTCGCCTACCGGTCCGCGGTGCCCGGGCCGGAGGTGTTCGCCGCCGCCGTGCGCGAGGCGGTGGATGCCGCGGTCACCGCGGGCCGGGTCGACGACGTCACCCTGTTCCTGGAGCCCGGGCGTGCGCTCGCAGCGCCGGCCGGGGTGTTGCGGGCGACGGTGCTGCGGGTGTCCCGGCGGCCGGGGGTGGACCACCGCCGGTGGGTCTACCTCGACGTCGGGCGCTATCAGGGGCTCGCCGAGACCGAGGGGGAGGCCGTCGGATACCCGATCCGGGTGCCGGACCGGTCCGGCCCGCCGGGGCCCGCCGTGCTGGCCGGACCCACCTGCGACGGCGACGACGTGATCTACCGGCGGACCCCGGTCGCGCTGCCGCTGGACCTGGCCGCAGGCGACGTGCTCGATCTGCTCGGCACCGGGGCGTACACCTCCAGCTACGCCTCCGTCGGGTTCAACGGCTTCGGTCCGCTCCGGGTGGTCGTCGCCGATCGGCCATGA
- a CDS encoding FUSC family protein has product MRTWWGELRSRAAAVDPGRTRLHMAAVATAAMIVAAAVAEVVRVLTGRPVTTLLFAVVLAMVSNLAVNEPTLPRRRVTTALMALPAAGSATVAVLLSPYPIAADVVFVLVMVVAVALRRYGPRGTALGMAAFMPYFFVLFLRAVPADLPFLLVGVVIGIGSTFLLRCVVFTRRVENVIDALVRAFEARLHVLMLAAGEALQAPSGSIDLRPVLRAQARVNETALLVADRLDEADDDPAAHRPGRLPGGARPGGPEGAETELAGLRQWVVDSELAAERVAMSVRRSVEHHDPMPDDDREALVAGIRGLAAATAVGTPRPMAASLYRSARNSVAEIAGRPAGTGGSAREQRIAFAVGRLADAMQTTVEQAQRRIAERRADTDRPEPSEEAEPSEEAELPVASVTSGASAESGVSAADTDTGRPGGGIGLYTRQALQVGVATSLAIVVGEAISPDRWYWAVIAAFIVFAGAVSRGDVLSRGWARAVGTIGGVVAGMLLALLVAGNVVVSLVLLFVCVFLALYLVRVSQVMMAFWITTVLALLYGVIGQFSVQTMVLRVEETVVGGALGMLAAYLVLPTRSRTAFAEALDGALSAVAESLRVSVDRALGRPGAGDPPAKARAVDAAVADVRERARPLEHPISRRPLRRGVHHTVRVIGALDHYTRLLAAQAVTAHVPGWAATLEPATARVLDNLDGLRRILNDGWGPPARREFGTGAEPADYGVVSAEDLIDAAEADAATPIDAETQPAPAARPTPATRPTPATSADTTTSTGPAAPVTPPIGPSALPGLGGPADTAGWDPGGVTPGDRRRRLAAARLLRRIDQLAVGLARELCGGEWTEPAPARVRLRR; this is encoded by the coding sequence GTGAGGACGTGGTGGGGTGAGCTGAGGTCCCGGGCCGCCGCCGTCGACCCGGGCCGGACCCGGCTGCACATGGCGGCGGTCGCGACCGCCGCCATGATCGTGGCCGCGGCGGTGGCCGAGGTCGTACGGGTGCTCACCGGCCGCCCGGTGACGACGCTGCTCTTCGCGGTGGTGCTGGCGATGGTCAGCAATCTCGCGGTGAACGAGCCGACCCTGCCCCGGCGCCGGGTGACCACCGCGCTGATGGCGCTGCCCGCCGCCGGATCGGCCACGGTGGCGGTGCTGCTGAGCCCGTACCCGATCGCCGCCGACGTGGTGTTCGTGCTGGTGATGGTGGTCGCCGTCGCGCTCCGGCGGTACGGGCCGCGCGGCACGGCGCTCGGCATGGCCGCGTTCATGCCGTACTTCTTCGTGCTGTTCCTGCGGGCGGTCCCGGCCGATCTCCCGTTCCTGCTGGTCGGTGTGGTGATCGGTATCGGGAGCACGTTCCTGCTGCGCTGCGTGGTGTTCACCCGGCGGGTGGAGAACGTGATCGACGCGCTGGTCCGCGCGTTCGAGGCCCGGCTGCACGTGCTGATGCTCGCCGCCGGCGAGGCGCTGCAGGCGCCGTCCGGATCGATCGATCTGCGGCCGGTGCTGCGGGCACAGGCCCGGGTGAACGAGACCGCGCTGCTGGTCGCCGACCGGCTGGACGAGGCCGACGACGATCCGGCGGCGCACCGCCCGGGGCGGCTGCCCGGCGGGGCCCGCCCCGGTGGGCCGGAGGGTGCCGAGACCGAGCTGGCCGGCCTGCGGCAGTGGGTCGTCGACTCGGAGCTGGCGGCCGAGCGGGTCGCGATGTCGGTCCGGCGCTCGGTGGAGCATCACGACCCGATGCCGGACGACGACCGGGAGGCGCTCGTCGCCGGGATCCGGGGGCTGGCCGCGGCGACCGCCGTCGGGACACCGCGGCCGATGGCGGCGAGCCTGTACCGGTCCGCGCGGAACTCGGTGGCCGAGATCGCCGGGCGCCCGGCGGGGACCGGTGGCAGTGCCCGGGAACAGCGGATCGCGTTCGCGGTGGGGCGGCTGGCGGACGCGATGCAGACCACCGTCGAGCAGGCGCAGCGCCGGATCGCCGAGCGCCGTGCGGACACCGATCGGCCCGAGCCCTCCGAGGAGGCCGAGCCCTCCGAGGAGGCCGAGCTCCCCGTGGCGTCTGTGACGTCCGGGGCGTCTGCGGAATCCGGGGTGTCCGCGGCGGACACCGACACCGGGCGTCCGGGCGGTGGGATCGGGTTGTACACCCGGCAGGCACTGCAGGTCGGGGTGGCGACGAGCCTGGCGATCGTCGTGGGCGAGGCGATCTCCCCGGACCGCTGGTACTGGGCGGTGATCGCGGCCTTCATCGTGTTCGCCGGGGCGGTCAGCCGCGGTGACGTGCTCAGCCGCGGCTGGGCCCGCGCGGTCGGGACGATCGGCGGCGTCGTGGCCGGGATGCTGCTGGCGTTGCTGGTCGCCGGGAACGTGGTCGTCAGCCTGGTGCTGCTGTTCGTCTGCGTCTTCCTCGCGCTGTACCTGGTGCGGGTGTCCCAGGTGATGATGGCGTTCTGGATCACCACGGTGCTCGCCCTGCTCTACGGCGTGATCGGCCAGTTCAGCGTGCAGACGATGGTGCTGCGCGTGGAGGAGACCGTGGTCGGCGGCGCACTCGGGATGCTCGCCGCCTACCTGGTGCTGCCGACGCGCTCCCGGACGGCGTTCGCCGAGGCCCTGGACGGCGCACTGAGTGCGGTGGCGGAGTCGTTGCGGGTCTCGGTGGACCGGGCGCTGGGCCGCCCCGGCGCGGGGGACCCGCCGGCGAAGGCCCGCGCGGTGGATGCAGCGGTGGCCGACGTCCGCGAACGGGCCCGGCCGCTGGAGCATCCGATCTCCCGCCGTCCGCTGCGCCGCGGGGTGCACCACACGGTGCGGGTGATCGGCGCGCTGGACCACTACACCCGGCTGCTCGCCGCGCAGGCGGTCACCGCCCACGTGCCGGGATGGGCGGCCACCCTGGAACCCGCGACCGCGCGGGTGCTGGACAACCTGGACGGTCTGCGTCGGATCCTGAACGACGGCTGGGGTCCGCCGGCTCGCCGGGAGTTCGGTACGGGCGCGGAGCCCGCCGACTACGGCGTGGTCTCGGCGGAGGATCTGATCGACGCCGCCGAGGCGGACGCCGCAACGCCGATCGACGCGGAAACCCAGCCGGCCCCAGCGGCCCGGCCAACCCCGGCAACCCGGCCCACCCCGGCGACCTCGGCCGATACGACCACCTCGACCGGCCCGGCTGCTCCGGTCACCCCGCCCATCGGGCCGTCGGCGCTGCCCGGGCTCGGCGGTCCGGCGGACACCGCGGGCTGGGACCCCGGCGGTGTCACGCCGGGGGACCGGCGCCGCCGGCTCGCCGCGGCCCGGCTGCTGCGCCGGATCGACCAGCTCGCCGTCGGACTGGCCCGGGAGCTGTGTGGTGGCGAGTGGACCGAGCCCGCGCCGGCCCGGGTTAGGCTCCGGCGGTGA